A region of Larimichthys crocea isolate SSNF chromosome X, L_crocea_2.0, whole genome shotgun sequence DNA encodes the following proteins:
- the tyw3 gene encoding tRNA wybutosine-synthesizing protein 3 homolog — MNSVVTVTGSVMEKTFRQWKKQSLNKLDHSKKGTVDEDIQHVVSLLNSREEYFTTSSCSGRIVLIDGAADRSDVQKQDCVWLFVSHHKCQPEDVISGVSRSGGDAMLKFEPFVLHVQCRRLEDAQLMHSVAINSGFRNSGLTVGKTGKIITAVRSTHGLEVPLSHEGKLLVEHEYIHFLTQIANQKMEENLRRIDRFYQNLQSALSAEKLQKLQIPDPPASQELQDSPHSLETEKGESEEKEKKKKTSVYKRRRKREQHRQTDCCHGDGSSSVSEPDHSLDLFT, encoded by the exons ATGAACTCTGTGGTCACTGTGACTGGATCAGTCATGGAGAAAACGTTCCGCCAGTGGAAGAAGCAGAGTCTGAACAAGCTGGACCACAGTAAGAAGGGCACAGTGGACGAAGACATCCAGCATGTCGTGTCTCTGCTCAACAGCCGGGAGGAGTACTTCACCACCAGCTCCTGCTCCGGGAGAATCGTCCTCATCGACGGG GCTGCAGACAGAAGTGATGTCCAGAAGCAGGACTGtgtttggctgtttgtctcacaccacaaatgtcaaccagAGGACGTG ATATCTGGTGTGTCCAGGTCCGGTGGAGACGCTATGTTGAAGTTTGAGCCCTTTGTGCTCCACGTTCAGTGTCGGCGGCTCGAGGACGCACAGCTCATG CACTCTGTGGCCATCAACTCAGGCTTCAGGAACTCTGGTCTGACTGTCGGCAAGACGGGGAAAATCATCACG GCAGTCCGGAGCACCCACGGCCTGGAGGTTCCTCTCAGCCATGAAGGAAAGCTCCTGGTTGAACATGAATACATCCATTTCCTGACTCAGATAGCCAAtcagaagatggaggagaatctCAGACGGATCGACAG GTTCTACCAGAATCTCCAGTCAGCCCTGTCTGCAGagaaactacaaaaactacaaatcccagATCCTCCCGCCTCACAGGAACTTCAAGATTCCCCTCATAGTCTGGAGACAGAGAAGGGGGAGtcagaagaaaaggagaagaagaagaaaacaagcgTGTACAAACGGAGGCGGAAGAGAGAACAGCACCGTCAGACtgactgttgccatggtgacggGTCCAGCAGTGTGTCTGAGCCGGACCACAGTCTGGATCTGTTCACATGA
- the LOC104933489 gene encoding phospholipid phosphatase-related protein type 5-like — MLYFQVVILASTVMLVYYCEFTDTFSPAQQGFICRDPTLTKPDPGPEQDSRIQPVILYSVVGGLPVVLISGVELVIFLLHYNSNNLYDQEKVVVMGDCCYVNPMLRRTFRFLGVYVFGLFTTDIFVNAGQLITGSLAPHFLSVCQPNYTALGCEDATLFVSQSDACTGDPDDIMRARKTFPSKEAALSLYTAVYLAMYVMSCVGSSGGRLTGPLLSLSLVSLAVLTGINRVAEYRNHWSDVVAGQSIGGAIAVFLVVFVVQYFKKRPVISQSPSDAGTANTEEASHQMNHIMEASTKYIITQSQGSFAEVT; from the exons ATGCTGTACTTCCAGGTGGTGATTTTGGCATCTACGGTGATGCTGGTTTACTACTGCGAGTTCACAGACACTTTCAGTCCGGCACAGCAGGGCTTCATCTGCAGAGACCCGACTTTAACTAAACCAGATCCTGGACCTGAACAGGACAGCCGCATACAGCCTGTCATACTGTACTCTGTGGTGGGTGGACTGCCTGTTGTACTG atttcagGCGTAGAGCTGGTTATCTTCCTCCTTCACTACAACTCAAACAACCTGTACGACCAGGAGAAGGTTGTTGTCATGGGCGACTGTTGCTACGTGAACCCCATGTTGCGCAGGACCTTCCGTTTCCTTG GTGTGTACGTCTTCGGTCTGTTTACAACAGACATCTTTGTCAACGcaggtcagctgatcacaggaAGTTTGGCTCCTCACTTCCTGTCCGTCTGCCAGCCCAATTACACTGCCCTCGGCTGCGAGGACGCAACACTCTTTGTCAGTCAATCAGACGCTTGTACTGGTGACCCCGATGACATCATGAGAGCCAGAAAGACTTTCCCCTCCAAAGAGGCCGCACTGAGTCTGTATACAGCTGTTTACCTGGCA ATGTACGTCATGTCCTGTGTCGGTTCCAGTGGAGGTCGCCTGACTGGCCCTCTCCTCAGCCTCTCATTGGTCAGTCTGGCCGTGCTGACAGGCATCAACAGAGTGGCCGAGTACCGCAACCACTGGAGTGATGTTGTTGCAGGACAAAGCATTGGAGGAGCTATCGCTGTCTTTCTG GTGGTGTTTGTGGTTCAGTATTTTAAGAAGAGACCTGTGATTTCTCAGAGTCCCTCAGATGCAGGTACAGCTAACACTGAAGAGGCTTCACACCAAATGAATCACATCATGGAAGCCAGCACGAAATACATTATTACACAG AGCCAGGGATCCTTCGCAGAAGTCACATGA